The following is a genomic window from Streptomyces sp. NBC_01381.
GTACTCATCGAGCAGTTCGCGATGCTCGGGGCTGTTCCGCAGCGTCAGCTCGGCCGCTATAACGGAAACAGGAATTTCCAGCCGGTCCAGCGGCCTGCCGCCGTCGATCATGAACGCATAGGAGTGGCCCCACTCCCGCCGCGCCGCGCGCCAGGTGGCGGAGGCCGAGACTTCGAGGCGCAGCGCCCGATGGTGGGCGGTTCCCCGAGCGAAGGCGAACATCTCCTTCTTGTCCAGGAGCAGGCCGCCGCCGAAGAGGGTCGTCCACGGCCCCAGCTTTATCGTCATGTCCGCCGCCCGGGCCCCCTCGCGCTGCCTCGGGGAGTGCAGCAGCTCGCGCGGGTGCGTGGGGTCCACCAGGATCACCCCCTCCACCAGCTCGGGAGCTGCCGCCGCGGCGCGGTGGACGAGGTAGCCCCCGAGGGAGTGCCCGGCCAGCACGCAGGTGCGCCGGCCGCCGAGCGCGACGGTGACCACGTCCACCAGGTCGTTCACGGACTCGCTCAGCGAGTACGCATCAGGGCAGCGCCGCAGGGAACTGCGGTAGCCGGCCCGGTCGTACAGCACGACGGTGACCGCCGGGTCCAGGTGGTCGGCGACGAGCAGCCACGCCGTGGACGTGCTCATCAGTCCCGCGTCGCAGACCAGCACAGGGCCGTCCGGTGCGCCGCGCCGCAGGTGGTACGTGATGACGTTCCCGCTCCCGCAGCGCGTGCTGTGGCGCTCGAACCCGCTGTGGCCGCGCCAGGTCGCGACGGTCGCGTAACCCTGGTGCACGAGCCCGGTGGCGAGACACGCGGCAAGGCCGGCGCCGGTCAGCTTCGGGAACGACAGCGAGCCGATTCCGGGGATCACTCCGTTTCCCCCGTCCCCTTGGCCAACGCGCGTACGGCCGGATAGGTGGAAGAGAACGCCAACGCGAATCGGGACAGGCCCATCAGCCGGGCATTGGCCAGGTGGAAGCCGCCCATCACGACCAAACCGGCATCGATGAACCTGCCCTTCTTGAGCAGCAGCAGCGGAAATCCGCATTCGATGGCGAGCACGGTGTGACAGAGCGCGCGGGCTGCTATCGGATGCTTCTCAAGATTCTTGAAGAACCATTCGTCGCCGTACGTCTGGGTGCGCATGATCTTTGTCAGCGCTTCACCGGAACGCCAGGTGTCGCCGGGGAGCTTGGCCCACCCAGATGCCCCGTACGACAGCACGGTCTGGGCGCCGATGAAATGGACCGCGGCCGTGCGGCTCGACTCGGTGCCCCCGGCCCTGCCGAGAGCAGCTGCCGCTTGCACAAGGAAGGAAACCTGGTCGGACCCGTCGGTGCCGAACAAATGCCGATGGTAGACAAGGATCTGGCTGCCTGCGAGATATGCGTCGGCTGCCATCCGCACTTTGTTGTTCCGTACCGGGGAAATGAGCACCGCTGCCGCCAGGGCCCGTGATCCATGGATTGCCTGTGTGACGGTCTCACGGGCGAGTAAATCCCTGGCCGCCTGCGTGAATCTGCTCTTGGCAGGAACCTGGTCTCGCAGCCGGGTCCAGTCGTTGAGCCCGCCCGGCATTCGGTCACTCTTACGTACCAAGTACTCAAGGCTCGAAAGGAGATGAGTGGTGGCGGAGATTCGCTCGGCGGTGGAGAGGGGCCGGGCACGCACGGATTCCGCGACTTTCCGGACACATGACAGCATGCTCTCTATCCCTATTGCTGGGCAGCGGGACGTCCTTGCCGATCATTTCGATCGGCAAGGACGTCACGGAATCTGAATTACCAGATGTTCTTGGTGACCGTGTACACGACGGCGGCGGCCGCCGCACAGCCCGGAACGGCGACAATCGTGAAGGTGGCCATGACCGGCTCAGCTGTCACCTCCGGGTCATTCGCGGCAAGGAAGCCGGCCAGTGAAGGGTCCTGGTTTACCTTTTCGAGCAGCATGATCTCTCCATCCATTCGTGAATCGTTGTTACGGATCGATGAATGCCGTCACTTTAGGCACAGCTCATACGCGGGGAGCAAGGTCTTCTTGGCTTCTTTCTGCCGCGGAGGGCTCCCTCACCTGTTTTCCGACACTTACGTTTGTCACATTCAAGTGGGAGTCGCGCACGTCACCACGCTTTCACTCCGACGTCGGCGAACCCAGGTTGGCCGGAAAGTGCCTCCCGGTTGCTCGATGCGACCAGAAGCAGACCGGTGGTGACCAGGCGCGGTTGGCGGTAGGGCGGGTGGGCCACCAGGGGTTCAGTCGGCCGGGCGTCGCCCGCAGGGGCTGAATACCGGTCGGCCGGTTTGAGCCACCAGGGCGGACCGGAATTCAGCGCCCTCCGGCCTTTGTTCTCACTGGTCAACGCGTAAAGCATGACTAATGTCATCGTTAGCTTCACGCCAAGGGCTTTTCAGTATGTGATGCACGTCACACTGAATGGGCTTGATTTCAAGCTTCGCAATCTTTCTATAGTGGTGCCTGCATGGGGGAGTTGATCGATCGCTGGCGAGCAGCTGTCGAGTGAGAAATTCATGGACGGTGTTCCATGCGGAAATCTCCTCCCCGACGCCTCGATTGGAATCAACAGTGAGGAATGGATCATGGGCAACATTGCTGCCTTTATGAACCAGCAGGAGCTGGGCTCCCTTGAGGACGGTCTGACGAACACCGACGGCGTTCCCGTCATGGCCACCCCGGCCGTGGCAGTGCCGGTCACCGTCAAGATCACGGCAGGCATTGTCGCCTTCACCGTCCCGGTGGGTGCGTACGTCGCCGGCCGCGTCGTCAACTAAAGGCCGCCAGGCTTTCCGAGCATCTTCGAAAAGGAGATCAGAATGACTCTCATCATCGACAGCGTGCGTTCGATCACGGAGCCGACCCTGACCGAGGGCGAGCAGGACCGGATCACCCGCACCATGCCTGTCGCCTTCACCCCGGCCGTTCTGGTCACCTGCCCGTACGCGGGCGGCGGCCTCGCGGCCGGCGCGACCATAGTGGGCGCCTACGAGCTCGGCCGTGCCGCCGGCGCCGGCGGCAAGTAAAGAACACCGTCAGCAGCCCTTGTACATGAGTGTGGGCTTCTGAAGCCGCTCGGAGAGTGACATCTGCGAGCACGAGGCGAGCTGTCGGGCCGCGCCGCAATCGCGGCCCGACAGCTTTCACATATTAGCTCACCCATGGTTCAGTCGTGAGGAATATCCTGTGAGACGAATGAAGAAGCTTGTCTCGTCGCTTTTCTCTCCGGTGCCAATATCCCGGGACCGCGCCCTGGGTTTATCTGAGCGACTCTCCGCGCTCACCACCCTCTCCTCCTCTCTTGAATATCTGCACCAGCACAAGCAGCTGGATCCCGGTGGTCTCAATGACTGGGAAATCATGAAGGAATCCCCGGAGACCAAAAACCTGGCCATTCGTAAGATCACCGAGGCTGTCAGCGGCAAGAAGGCCACGGTGGCGATTCACTCCGCCCGGGCAGCCGTGAGCGTCGGACTTCTTTTTCCCGGCAACAGCAGATGGCGCGGGGCCGGAAGTCTCTTCCTCACCGCTTCCACCTCTGTTCTGCAGACGCGCCACCGCTACGGCACGGACGGTTCGGACCAGGTGGCGAACCTGGTGCAGACCGCCACCGGCCTCGCGCGCCTCTCGAAGAGTTCACAGACCAAGGACGCATTCCTCTGGTACGTGGCGATGCAGGCGAGCCTGTCCTACGCGGCCTCCGGCTGGGTCAAGCTCCTTGGTGAGAAGTGGCGTGACGGATCGGCACTTCCCGGAGTGATGCGCACCCGCACCTATGGGTTCGAGAGCGCCTACCGCCTCACCCAGCGCTACCCGAAGACCGCGAAGTACGTGCAGCACAGCGTGCTCGCGATGGAATGCCTCTTCCCGGTCGTCCACCTCGCCGGTGGCAAGCTGACCCGCCCGATGATCGCGGCAGCCGGAAGTTTCCACGTCGCCAACGGCTTCGTCATGGGACTCGGGCGCTTCATGACGGCCTTCCCGGCCATGCACCCCATGGTCGCCTACACCACGGCCCCCAAGACGCACCCGCTGGTGGCGGGACGCGACGACCGCGCGGTGAAGGCCGCGGCCCTGCTGCTCGCCGGAGGCGTCGCGGTGGCCGCCGCGACAGCCGCCCAGCGCCGCGCCGTGGTCCGCGAAGGCTGGCCCACGTCACGGAAGTTCATCACCCGGCACGGCAACGAGCTCATGTACGAGACGGGCGGTCGGGACGACGAGACGGACGCTCCGGTCCTCGTCTTCTGCGCCGGGCTCACCTCGACGTCCGAGCACTTCGCCTGGATCACCGAGCGGTTCGTGAACGACTCGGACAGCGCGGTCGTCTCGTACGCGCGAGCCGGGTACGCGGGCAGCCTCCGCCGCACCAACGCGCCCTTCGTCCTGGACGAGTCGGTCGACGACCTGGAGGATCTGATCCGTGCCACGGTGCCCGCGCACCGCAAGGCGGTCCTGGTCGGCCACTCCCTGGGCGGAGAGCTGATCCGCCGGGTCTCGGCCCGGATCCCGGACCGGGTCGCAGGACTCGTCTACCTCGACCCGTCCCACCCCGCCGAGCTGCAGCGCTCCGAGCGCCAGAGCGACGGTGCGAAGGACCTCAACGACAACATCACGCACGCCGCCCGCTACCTCTCGCTGGGCACCGGCATCCTGATGAGCCGCCCCGGGTGGCTCGACAGGCTCCCGGCGAACTACCGGGACAAGGTGTTCGCCCAGTACACCGACGCCCGGCTCTGGAAGGCCGGCCGGCGTGAATGGGCGGCGGTCGAGAAGGACTTCAGGTCCTTCGACGGCGACATGCCGCAGGTGGCGGCGCCCGCGCTGATCATCGCCGCGCAGCAGACCGTCGATCAGGACCCCGAGCAGCTTCTGATGTACAACGAACTGGCCCGGGTGCACCGGCGCGGCGAGGTCAAGGTCGTCGAAGGGGCCGACCACGACTCCCTGTTGACCAACGCGCTTTTCGCCCACAAGACGGTGCAGCACATGACCGACTTCATGAAGGACAGCACGGGCGACCCGGACAGCGAGTCCGTCGTCGACGAGCAAGGAGCACAGAGGTGAACCCGACAACCCTGCTCAAGGACACGTTCACCGGTCCCGGTTCCCTGGCTCGCGTCGTGGGCGCGGGGATGCTGGTGGCGACCATCGCCGCGCAGCACCCGCACCCGGCGTTCGACCGGGTCCGCGCCAAGGACCTCTTCTCCTTCGTGCCGAACTGGAAGTTCTTCGCCCCGAACCCGGCGACCCATGACTTCCACTACGTCTATCGAACCCTCGACCACACGGGCGGGACGTCCGAGTGGAGCGAGATCGACATGATCGAACCCCGGAAGATGTACCAGGCGTTCTGGTTCGCCACCCGCCGCCCGGAGAAGTCGGTGTTCGACCTGTGCACCGCCATCCTCCAGCAGGCCACCCAGGCCGGTGCGACGGAGGTGCAGAAGACCTCCTCCTACCGGGTCCTCGCCGAGTTCATCCGCAAGACGATCCGCGACCAGCAGGGCGACACGAACGTCAAGGGCTTCCAGTTCGCGGTCGTACGAGCCGCGGGGCACGACACCAGCGAGGACCCGGAGCCCTTGTTCATCTCCCCGTACACCCCGATGCACCGCGTCGGCCCGCACCTCGCCGCGGCCTGAGCACCACCGAGAAACACCGCCCCACCGACAGAGCGTTGGAGTACGCACCATGACCACCGCCCCGATCCCCGCCGACGACTTCGTCGGCTATCTCCGCACCTACACCGCCGACGCATTCGCCTCCGCGCAGAGCCTCGAGGACGTCTGGGACCGCTACCACGTCCCGGACGCCACCCATGTGGTCAACCGGAAGCAGCTCGACCGGGACGCCACGCTGAAGAACCTTTCGCAGTGGCGGGCGGACCAGACGCCGTACGAGCTGTGGATCCACGAGGCGGTGGTGGACGGCACCCGCGCCGCCGCCCGCTACACCATCAGCAAGCCCCTGGTGATGCAGGTAAGGCACAACACCGAAGTGGTGATCTTCGCCGACCTCGCCGACGACGGACGCGTCGCGTCCACCGTCACCACCGCGCGGTCGACCTACGGATGGGGCAGCTCCGACACCGAGACCTGGGACAGCGACGCGGCATCCGCCGGCACACCGAACGGTGCGCCGGCGGACCCCGCGGCCTACCTCACGACCTTCGCGGAGCTGGCCAACGACCCGGGCGTGCCCCTTGAAGAGGCCTTCGACCGGTTCCACACCCCCGACTCCGTCCAGTACATCAACGGCACGTCGATGCAGCGCCCCGCGGCCCTGCAGTCCCTCGCCGGGGCCCGCGACAAGGGCCCCGACTACACCCTGGACGTCCACGCGGCGCTCGCCCAGGGCAACCGCTTCGCCGCCCGCTACTCCATGGTGCCCTCGGGGAACGGACGCCGGGCGGGCGAGATGGAGGTCTTCACCTTCGGCGAGTTCGCCGACGACGGACGCGTCCGCCTCCTCCGCTCCGTGATGCAGACCAGGAGCGGCTACTGGCCCACCTGACCCGCGACAGGCCCCCCGGACACCGCCAAAGGGAAGTGAACACCCCGTAATGACCAGCACAGTTGAAGACATCGGCTACGGCGCACAGTTCGCGAAGTGGTACGACCGGATCTTTCCCAGAGGCACCGACGCCCAGGTCATCGCGGATGCCCTGGCACGACTCCACCCCGACCCCGACGCCGGCACCATCGAGTTCGGGGTCGGCACCGGACGCATCGCCGTCCCGCTCTCCCAGAAGACCGGACAGGTGACCGGAGTCGACTCGTCCCCGGAAATGCTCGCCCAACTGGCCGACGCCCCGGGGAGCGAGAACGTCGTCTCCGTGCACGCGGACATCCGCACGTACACCGACACCCGCACCTACGGCCTGGTCTATGTGGTGTGCGGAACGCTGTCGATGGTGCTCAGCCCCGAGGACCAGCAGGAGACGGTGCGCCGCGCCGCTGAACTGCTGGCCCCTGGTGGCCGGTTGGTGGTGGAGACGGGCAACCGGCCCGCGGTGGAGGCGCTCCACGACGGCCAGCCGCGCACCACCCTGTTCACGCCCTACCCGGAGCCGGGAACGGGGCTGCAGACCCACTCCACGCTCACCCCCGAGATATGGCAGTGCTCCCACATCTGGTACGAGTCCGACGGCAGCACCCGAGTGGGCAGTGAACTGGCGCGCCTCACGACCCCCGACGAGGTCGACGGATACGCCACGGCAGCCGGCCTCACCCCCGAAGGCCGCTATGCCGACTGGCACCTCTCCCCGTACACCGAGCAGTACCCGATGTTCCTGACCACGTACACCAAGAGCGCCTGAGCCACCGCCGGTGTGAGCGAGCAGTACAAGGGAGGAACCCAGTGATGACAACAAGCCGTGCGATGTGGTTCGCGGTCACGTTCGTCTTCGCCGCGCCGAGCATGTCCGCGGTGTTCCGGGAGAACGGACGGTTCACCAGACGGGCGATGGCCCTGGGCATCGTCTTCGCCGCGAGCATCGCAATGATCATGGCCATCTCCGTCGGGCAGGGCGCGTCGTGAACTTCTCCGCGATCGTCCGACGTCATCGGGTACTGCTCGCCGTCGGCATCCTCCTCGGTCTGGGCGGTACCGCCGCGACCCTCGTGCAGCCGCTCCTCATCGGCGACCTGATCGAAGCCGTCTCCCTGGACAAGTCGGTGACCTGGCCGATCGTGTCCATCGCCGCCCTGTTCGTCGCGGACGCGGTGCTCGCCGCCACGCACTTCTACCTCATCGGCCGGGCGGGCGAGAACATCGTCCTCGACATGCGCTCCACCCTGACAGGACGCTTGCTCCACTCCCGGATACGGGCCTTCAACAGGCTCGAGCACGGTGACGTGTTCACCCGTACCGTCTCCGACACCTCGCTCGCCCGGATCGCCCTGTCCTCGTCCGTCGCCCAGATGATCACGGCAGGCTTCACCACCGTCGGCTGCATCGCCGTCATGGCCTGGATCGACTGGCGTCTGCTCCTGGTCACCGCGGGCTGTCTCGGCGCCGCGTCCACCCTCGCGCTGTTCCTGGCCAGAGCGGTCCGCAAGGCGGCGGTCCAGAACCGCGAGGACACCAGCGACTACGGCTCCGGACTCCTGCGGGTCCTCGGCGCGCTCACCACGGTCAAGGCCTCCGGCGCCGAGGGCCGTGAAGCCGAGCGGATCGACACGCTCGCCGACGCCGCACGCGGCAGCGGAATCCGGGTGACCCGGCTGTCGGCGATGCTGATGCCCGCGATGAACGTGGGCACCCAGGTGTCCCTCGCGGTGGTGATCACCTGGGGCATGGCCCGCACCGCCACGGGATCCCTCCCTGCCGCGGACCTCACCTCGTTCATCATGTACCTCTTCTATCTCGTCTCACCGCTGGTGACGCTCTTCATGTCGCTGGGGGAGTTCCAGCAGGGCCGGGCCGCCATCGACCGTGTCAACGACCTCGCCACCGTCGACCAGGAGACCGTCGAGGCCCCGGCAGGACCTGGGGTGGCGCGGGAGCGGGGTGGAGTGGCGCGGGACCGGGACAAGGCCGACGGCACCGCTGCCGTCGAGTTCCAGAACGTCACCTTCAGCTACTCCGACACCGCGCCCCGAGCCCTCGACGACGTCTCGTTCACGCTCCCCGCCACCGGCATCACCGCGATCGTCGGACCGTCGGGCGCGGGCAAGTCCACACTGTTCCAGCTGATCGAACGCTTCTACGACCCCGACAAGGGGGCGATCCGGATCTCGGGCGAGGACGTCTCCCTCCTGCCGCTGCGGGAACTCCGCTCCCGTATCGGCCTGGTCGAGCAGGACTCCCCGCTCATGCGGGGCACGGTCCGCGAGAACCTCGTCTACGCCCGGCCCGACGCCACGGCGGAGGAGATCACCCAGGCCGTGGAGGCGGCCCACCTCACCGACGTCGTCGCCGCCCTGCCGGACGGCCTCGACACCAGCCTCGGGGAGGGCGGCGCAGGGCTCTCCGGCGGCCAGCGCCAGCGTCTGGCCATCGCCCGGGCCCTGCTCACCCGCCCCGCGGTCCTGCTCCTCGACGAGGTCACGTCGAACCTCGACTCGGACTCCGAGAGGGCCTTGCGTTCCGCCCTCACCACCATCGGCGCCACCTGCCAAGTGCTCACGATCGCCCACCGCATCTCCACCACCGCAGGCGCAGACGACATCCTCGTCATCGAGGACGGCCGGCTGAGGGCCCGCGGCAGCCACCTGGAGCTGATGACGGAGGACGCCACCTACCGACGGCTGGCCAGCCAGCAGTTGGCTCCCATCGGAGCCTCATGACGGCCGACCTCGCCGGAACCTGCCGCTCCACCGTGGCAGGATGCGGACTCCGCCCGAACTGACATGCCTGCGAAGAGGTGCACATGCTCGTGATGCTGTGGAAGCGCTATGGCCTGGTGTTCGCTGCCGGCGCTTTGTGCATTGTGGTGAACACCCAAGGG
Proteins encoded in this region:
- a CDS encoding alpha/beta fold hydrolase, whose translation is MKKLVSSLFSPVPISRDRALGLSERLSALTTLSSSLEYLHQHKQLDPGGLNDWEIMKESPETKNLAIRKITEAVSGKKATVAIHSARAAVSVGLLFPGNSRWRGAGSLFLTASTSVLQTRHRYGTDGSDQVANLVQTATGLARLSKSSQTKDAFLWYVAMQASLSYAASGWVKLLGEKWRDGSALPGVMRTRTYGFESAYRLTQRYPKTAKYVQHSVLAMECLFPVVHLAGGKLTRPMIAAAGSFHVANGFVMGLGRFMTAFPAMHPMVAYTTAPKTHPLVAGRDDRAVKAAALLLAGGVAVAAATAAQRRAVVREGWPTSRKFITRHGNELMYETGGRDDETDAPVLVFCAGLTSTSEHFAWITERFVNDSDSAVVSYARAGYAGSLRRTNAPFVLDESVDDLEDLIRATVPAHRKAVLVGHSLGGELIRRVSARIPDRVAGLVYLDPSHPAELQRSERQSDGAKDLNDNITHAARYLSLGTGILMSRPGWLDRLPANYRDKVFAQYTDARLWKAGRREWAAVEKDFRSFDGDMPQVAAPALIIAAQQTVDQDPEQLLMYNELARVHRRGEVKVVEGADHDSLLTNALFAHKTVQHMTDFMKDSTGDPDSESVVDEQGAQR
- a CDS encoding nuclear transport factor 2 family protein, encoding MTTAPIPADDFVGYLRTYTADAFASAQSLEDVWDRYHVPDATHVVNRKQLDRDATLKNLSQWRADQTPYELWIHEAVVDGTRAAARYTISKPLVMQVRHNTEVVIFADLADDGRVASTVTTARSTYGWGSSDTETWDSDAASAGTPNGAPADPAAYLTTFAELANDPGVPLEEAFDRFHTPDSVQYINGTSMQRPAALQSLAGARDKGPDYTLDVHAALAQGNRFAARYSMVPSGNGRRAGEMEVFTFGEFADDGRVRLLRSVMQTRSGYWPT
- a CDS encoding ABC transporter ATP-binding protein, with the translated sequence MNFSAIVRRHRVLLAVGILLGLGGTAATLVQPLLIGDLIEAVSLDKSVTWPIVSIAALFVADAVLAATHFYLIGRAGENIVLDMRSTLTGRLLHSRIRAFNRLEHGDVFTRTVSDTSLARIALSSSVAQMITAGFTTVGCIAVMAWIDWRLLLVTAGCLGAASTLALFLARAVRKAAVQNREDTSDYGSGLLRVLGALTTVKASGAEGREAERIDTLADAARGSGIRVTRLSAMLMPAMNVGTQVSLAVVITWGMARTATGSLPAADLTSFIMYLFYLVSPLVTLFMSLGEFQQGRAAIDRVNDLATVDQETVEAPAGPGVARERGGVARDRDKADGTAAVEFQNVTFSYSDTAPRALDDVSFTLPATGITAIVGPSGAGKSTLFQLIERFYDPDKGAIRISGEDVSLLPLRELRSRIGLVEQDSPLMRGTVRENLVYARPDATAEEITQAVEAAHLTDVVAALPDGLDTSLGEGGAGLSGGQRQRLAIARALLTRPAVLLLDEVTSNLDSDSERALRSALTTIGATCQVLTIAHRISTTAGADDILVIEDGRLRARGSHLELMTEDATYRRLASQQLAPIGAS
- a CDS encoding class I SAM-dependent methyltransferase codes for the protein MTSTVEDIGYGAQFAKWYDRIFPRGTDAQVIADALARLHPDPDAGTIEFGVGTGRIAVPLSQKTGQVTGVDSSPEMLAQLADAPGSENVVSVHADIRTYTDTRTYGLVYVVCGTLSMVLSPEDQQETVRRAAELLAPGGRLVVETGNRPAVEALHDGQPRTTLFTPYPEPGTGLQTHSTLTPEIWQCSHIWYESDGSTRVGSELARLTTPDEVDGYATAAGLTPEGRYADWHLSPYTEQYPMFLTTYTKSA
- a CDS encoding alpha/beta fold hydrolase, with translation MIPGIGSLSFPKLTGAGLAACLATGLVHQGYATVATWRGHSGFERHSTRCGSGNVITYHLRRGAPDGPVLVCDAGLMSTSTAWLLVADHLDPAVTVVLYDRAGYRSSLRRCPDAYSLSESVNDLVDVVTVALGGRRTCVLAGHSLGGYLVHRAAAAAPELVEGVILVDPTHPRELLHSPRQREGARAADMTIKLGPWTTLFGGGLLLDKKEMFAFARGTAHHRALRLEVSASATWRAARREWGHSYAFMIDGGRPLDRLEIPVSVIAAELTLRNSPEHRELLDEYVSSGTRGEVTTIPDATHFSVVSGTGTAALTAKAIEGMLGDGRQEQREAA